The genomic region CGGTGTCTCAACCGGATGAACGACCGCATCAAGGCCGCGAGCATCGACGGCTCGGTCGAACTCGACGACCAGGAGGTGTACCAGGACGACGTGAACCTGGTCGAACTTCGCAAGCGTGTGGGCATGGTGTTCCAGAACCCGAACCCGTTCCCGAAGTCCATCCGCGACAACATCGCGTACGGCCCGCGCAAGCACGGCGACCTCGAATCGGGGCTGCTCGCGCGCCTGACCGGCCGGTCGACACCCGAGAAGGAACTCGACCTGGTCCAGCGCTCGCTCGAGCAGGCCGCGCTCTGGGACGAGGTCAATGACCGCCTCGACGACAGCGCCCTCGGCCTCTCCGGCGGGCAACAACAGCGCCTCTGTATCGCCCGCTGTCTCGCCGTCGACCCCGAGGTCATCCTGATGGACGAGCCCGCGAGCGCGCTCGACCCCATCGCGACCTCGAAGATCGAGGAACTCATCGAGCAGCTCGCCGAGGAGTACACGGTCGTCATCGTCACGCACAACATGCAGCAGGCGGCGCGCATCTCCGACCAGACCGCGGTGTTCCTCACCGGCGGCGAACTCGTCGAGTACGACAAGACCGAGAAGATTTTCGAGGACCCGGAGAGCCAGCGCGTCGAGGACTACATCACCGGCAAGTTCGGGTGACCGCCCGTGGCACGCCAGGTGGAGTGCACCGGACCGAGCGAACGCAGCTGCG from Haloarchaeobius sp. HME9146 harbors:
- the pstB gene encoding phosphate ABC transporter ATP-binding protein PstB, with protein sequence MTETTTRTEQTEQHAASSTTTTGETEEEVQDEWTDYESESETKLAVRDLDVYYGDDHALKSVSMDIPEKSVTALIGPSGCGKSTFLRCLNRMNDRIKAASIDGSVELDDQEVYQDDVNLVELRKRVGMVFQNPNPFPKSIRDNIAYGPRKHGDLESGLLARLTGRSTPEKELDLVQRSLEQAALWDEVNDRLDDSALGLSGGQQQRLCIARCLAVDPEVILMDEPASALDPIATSKIEELIEQLAEEYTVVIVTHNMQQAARISDQTAVFLTGGELVEYDKTEKIFEDPESQRVEDYITGKFG